One window of Mangrovibacterium diazotrophicum genomic DNA carries:
- a CDS encoding OmpA family protein has product MKRLNFMMAVLLSGSMLLAGCSSSQWATKSNTTKGAVYGGTGGAAVGAGLGAIFAKNSGKGAIIGAAIGGAVGTGAGVLIGKKMDKQQAELEKIEGAQVETVTDSNNLQAIKVTFDSGILFATGKSNLSAASKDALVKFATSLKSTPETDVKIYGHTDNTGSRDINVKISNERAESVAKYLIENGVDGSRLVTEGKAYDEPVASNETAEGRAQNRRVEIYITANETMIQQAEDGTLR; this is encoded by the coding sequence ATGAAAAGGTTAAACTTCATGATGGCCGTACTTTTGAGCGGCTCAATGTTGTTGGCTGGCTGTTCGAGCAGCCAATGGGCCACAAAAAGCAATACAACAAAAGGTGCGGTTTATGGTGGTACCGGCGGCGCAGCAGTTGGTGCCGGTTTGGGAGCAATTTTTGCCAAAAACTCGGGTAAGGGTGCCATTATTGGCGCTGCTATTGGTGGTGCAGTTGGTACCGGCGCTGGTGTCCTGATCGGTAAGAAAATGGATAAGCAACAAGCCGAACTGGAAAAAATTGAAGGTGCACAGGTGGAAACGGTAACCGACTCAAATAACCTGCAAGCGATTAAAGTAACTTTCGATAGCGGGATTCTTTTCGCAACAGGTAAAAGTAACCTGAGTGCTGCTTCGAAAGATGCGTTGGTGAAGTTTGCAACTTCGTTGAAGTCGACTCCGGAAACCGATGTGAAAATTTACGGACACACCGACAATACGGGTTCACGCGATATCAATGTAAAGATATCGAACGAACGGGCCGAATCGGTTGCAAAATACCTGATTGAAAATGGCGTGGATGGAAGTCGTTTGGTGACTGAAGGTAAAGCTTACGACGAACCGGTTGCCAGCAACGAAACTGCTGAAGGGCGCGCCCAAAACCGTCGTGTAGAAATCTACATCACAGCCAACGAAACGATGATTCAGCAGGCTGAAGACGGTACGCTGAGATAG
- a CDS encoding TonB-dependent receptor yields MKTTAIILLFFLINLTAGAQTIISGTVHQENGDPLPGVNAYLEGTYDGASSDDNGRFRFTTDETGAQTLKIEFMGFEPESRSLLLTGDNIWLDIRLKEAFNQLNAVTITAGTFEASDKKQAVTITPLDMVTTAGANGDVYGALQSLPGTTTNGESGRLFVKGGDSGESQTYIDGAWVPVPYNSTAPNHGTRGRFNPFMFQGMVFSTGGYSAEYGQALSSVLLLNTNDLPEEDQLDLSVLSIGGDVAGTKRWNNGAITATASYQNLSPYMNLVKQNYEWNHEPESTSGALSFRQKTGKTGILKAYSTLDYANFNLQQDNLNEPGNSFAYGLKNRNGFANSSWNGMLSEKLGTNAAASYTNNTDDIQYDQTKVTNKQEAFYLKAAFKYSFSDRLLLKTGGEWFSKHIGQEVDQEGDAFKIELDDNTVTAFAEAQVYGSNKFVSRIGARGEYSDVLGEFNLSPRLSSAYKLTKNTQLSAAYGWFYQTPENNYLLQTNNLKSERADHYTMTFLSSANERTLRAELYYKDYKNLVKYSVDADGAFTDFSNDGSGYARGLDLFWRDGKTIPGGNYWISYSYIDTKRDYRNYPYEARPSFASKHNLSVVYKHWLGSLRSLVGVNFNYSSPRVYNDPNSSVFNGEKMSAYRSLDLSWSYLYRQNIILYGAVTNLPGFKNEYGRTYADRPDADGVYNSVAVQPGSTRFFVLACFITLTRRGDANQLDKIQ; encoded by the coding sequence ATGAAAACAACCGCGATAATCCTCCTTTTCTTCTTGATCAACCTGACAGCAGGTGCACAAACCATCATCAGCGGCACGGTGCACCAGGAAAACGGCGATCCGCTTCCCGGCGTGAATGCATACCTGGAAGGCACTTACGACGGTGCTTCGAGCGACGATAACGGCCGCTTTCGGTTTACCACCGACGAAACCGGAGCGCAAACCCTGAAGATTGAGTTTATGGGCTTCGAGCCGGAATCGCGCAGCTTGCTGTTGACCGGCGACAACATTTGGCTCGACATTCGGTTAAAGGAGGCTTTCAACCAGCTGAATGCGGTAACCATCACGGCGGGAACTTTCGAGGCCAGCGACAAAAAGCAAGCGGTGACAATTACCCCGCTTGATATGGTGACTACCGCCGGGGCCAATGGCGATGTGTATGGTGCGCTGCAGTCGCTACCCGGAACAACCACCAACGGCGAGTCGGGCCGACTGTTTGTGAAAGGGGGCGATAGCGGCGAATCGCAAACCTACATTGATGGCGCCTGGGTGCCGGTTCCCTACAACTCAACAGCTCCCAATCACGGTACGCGCGGTCGGTTCAACCCCTTCATGTTCCAGGGAATGGTTTTCAGCACGGGCGGCTACTCGGCCGAGTATGGACAAGCCTTATCGTCAGTTTTGTTGCTGAACACTAACGACCTGCCGGAGGAAGACCAGCTCGACCTCTCGGTTCTGTCGATCGGAGGCGATGTGGCGGGTACCAAGCGCTGGAACAACGGCGCTATCACGGCAACGGCTTCGTACCAAAACCTGTCGCCCTACATGAACCTGGTGAAACAAAATTACGAATGGAACCACGAGCCCGAGTCGACTTCGGGAGCGCTGAGCTTCCGCCAAAAGACCGGTAAAACAGGCATACTGAAAGCTTATTCAACCCTGGACTATGCCAATTTCAACCTGCAACAGGATAACCTGAACGAACCGGGAAACAGTTTTGCTTACGGACTGAAAAACCGGAACGGCTTTGCCAACAGTTCGTGGAACGGTATGCTGAGCGAGAAGCTGGGGACGAACGCGGCTGCATCGTACACCAACAACACCGACGATATTCAGTACGATCAAACGAAGGTGACCAACAAACAAGAAGCCTTCTACCTGAAAGCGGCTTTCAAATATTCCTTTAGCGACCGTTTGTTGCTGAAAACCGGTGGCGAGTGGTTCTCGAAACACATTGGTCAGGAGGTTGACCAAGAAGGCGATGCTTTCAAAATCGAACTGGATGATAATACGGTCACGGCTTTTGCCGAAGCACAGGTATACGGTTCGAACAAGTTTGTGAGCCGCATTGGCGCGCGGGGCGAGTATTCGGATGTGCTGGGCGAATTTAACCTTTCGCCGCGTTTGTCATCAGCCTACAAACTGACGAAAAACACGCAACTGTCGGCTGCTTACGGCTGGTTCTACCAAACGCCTGAGAACAACTACCTGTTGCAAACCAATAACCTGAAATCGGAGCGTGCCGATCATTATACGATGACTTTCCTTTCGTCGGCTAATGAGCGGACGCTGCGTGCCGAATTGTATTATAAAGACTACAAAAACCTGGTGAAATATAGTGTTGATGCGGACGGTGCTTTTACCGACTTTTCGAATGATGGCTCGGGTTATGCTCGCGGGCTCGATCTGTTCTGGCGCGATGGCAAAACCATTCCCGGTGGCAACTACTGGATTTCCTATTCATACATAGATACCAAACGCGATTACCGCAACTATCCTTATGAAGCGCGCCCTTCGTTTGCCAGCAAGCACAACCTGTCGGTGGTGTACAAACATTGGCTGGGCAGCTTGCGCTCACTGGTTGGCGTCAACTTTAACTACTCGTCGCCACGGGTGTACAACGATCCAAATTCCTCGGTTTTCAATGGCGAAAAGATGAGTGCATACCGCAGCCTCGATCTCAGCTGGAGCTACCTGTACCGCCAAAACATCATTCTGTACGGTGCTGTGACCAACCTGCCCGGCTTTAAAAACGAGTACGGCCGTACTTATGCCGATCGCCCCGATGCCGATGGTGTTTATAACAGTGTGGCTGTTCAACCCGGCTCAACGCGCTTCTTCGTGCTGGCCTGTTTCATCACACTTACTCGTCGTGGCGACGCCAATCAACTCGATAAAATTCAATAA